The Pseudomonas multiresinivorans DNA window GCCGAGGAAGACGACCTATAGGCGGTATCCGAAGCGAACCTTCTAGCCCAATTCGACCGCTTGCCGTGGGCTCCCTGCAGACATCCCCAAAAGGCTAGCTAGTTGTCGCCTCGGGCTCTTCGCTTAAGGGCTCGGACTTGGGTGCAAGCATCACCGAGTAGTGACCGCCTGGTTCCTGGATCGAGACCAACAGATCGTAGGTCTTGATCATGTCCAAGAGACCAGAGTGGCCATATGTTTTGGGCGAGAAAGCGGAGTCAGTTCGCTTCAAGTAATTGCCCAGAGAGCCCATCGACACCTTCCCATCGCTCGTATTGCTGGCCATCAGAGACACAGCTTCGACGACGAAGCGAGGCCTGAGCTTCACAGGAGATTTTGGCGGTTCGGCCTTCTTCGGCGCAGAGACGGCCACAGCATCGTTTGACGCATCCTGAGCTAGCTCCGGGCGGCTCCACTCGGAAAAGTGATCACTCGCGTTCCGGAGCGCAGCCGGAGTCTTTGACTCGCCAACAATGCAGACGACAGCCCCACGCTCTCTCAGCTTGCGGCACAGATAGGCAAAGTCCGAATCACTCGTAACTAAGCAGAACGTATCAGCACGCTCATCAAAGAGCGCTTCCATTGCATCAAGAGCAAGCGCGATGTCCGCGGTGTTCTTCCCCGCAGCATACTGATACTGCAGACACGGCGTGAACGCTTGTCGAACGAGAGCATCTTGCCAGCGATTGCCAAGCGTTGCGTGATTGCCATATCCACGGCGGAGCACCACACGCCCATACTGAGCTGCTACACGCAAAGCGTGTTCGAGTATGTCCGGAGAAACGTTATCGCAATCCACTAGCACCGCAACGCGCGAGTCAGCCTCTGAGTGGCCAGAATTCATCCCTGTCTCCTGAGTTAAATAACGCGAAGAACACCTGTCCTCATCCTGGAACTGAACCATACAGATGAGCCCATATCAACTCATCAAGAGCCCCCTCGATCATCATAAGCCCCTAGGTTAGGATCAGTGACCAATCGCTCCGGAGCCATTCCTATGGAGTGCCAGTTTCCTCAAGTTCGCGAACGCTTGAATGGTCGACGATTCGTACTAGCCCACCTCAGCCCTCAGTCTACTGAAGAGCAAGCTGTGTTCAGTTTCTCTGTTGAGGGCGACGAGATTTGGGGGTCGTTCCGCGGCGGGAAAATTGGAAATGGTAACGTGTATGGCAAGGCCAGAGGCCCAGACTCCCTGGAGCTTCTTTACCATTGCACAACCATTGATGGCGAAGAGCTTGCCGGCTGGTCTAGAGGTAAGGTGAAAGCTACCCCCTCAGGAGAAACCATTCTTTACATGGCATGGGGCTGGCTTTCGGCAGTAACGGGAGGTGAGGAACCAACCTACATCGAGCTCAACCATTAGCAGTTTGTTGAGCTCGTAGGGCAATAAAAAAGGCCGCTTTCGCGGCCTTTCGGTTACTTCTGAAGCCACGACTCGACTTTATCTGCGCCGTACTTCTCTTTCCAGGCTTTGAGAATTTTGTGGTTCCCACCTTTCGTCTCAACCACCTCACCAGTCTCAGCGTTCTTGTAGACCTTCAGAGCACGGGTTTTACGGGGGGCAGCTGCGCGGGCGCCACGACGACCATTCGATGCGGCAGACGGATCAAGGATCGCGACCACATCGTTGAGGCTCTTATCATAATCTTTCATGAGTTTCGTGAGCTTCTCTTCGAACTCAAGCTCTTTCTTCAGAGCACCATCGTGCTTCAGCGATTCAAGGTAGGCAATTTGGTCAGCCAGAGCCTTCTCTGCTGCACGGAACTCGGCGATTTTCGACATTTCTGGACACCAATATTGAATGTGTTATGAGTTTTTTAATTTAAGCACAAATTGTCAATTTACCTCAAATGTATTTCATTTAAAGTCATGTCAATCGACGGGCTCACTTCACGCACAAAATTGATGCCCATCT harbors:
- a CDS encoding NYN domain-containing protein, which gives rise to MNSGHSEADSRVAVLVDCDNVSPDILEHALRVAAQYGRVVLRRGYGNHATLGNRWQDALVRQAFTPCLQYQYAAGKNTADIALALDAMEALFDERADTFCLVTSDSDFAYLCRKLRERGAVVCIVGESKTPAALRNASDHFSEWSRPELAQDASNDAVAVSAPKKAEPPKSPVKLRPRFVVEAVSLMASNTSDGKVSMGSLGNYLKRTDSAFSPKTYGHSGLLDMIKTYDLLVSIQEPGGHYSVMLAPKSEPLSEEPEATTS
- a CDS encoding histone-like nucleoid-structuring protein, MvaT/MvaU family is translated as MSKIAEFRAAEKALADQIAYLESLKHDGALKKELEFEEKLTKLMKDYDKSLNDVVAILDPSAASNGRRGARAAAPRKTRALKVYKNAETGEVVETKGGNHKILKAWKEKYGADKVESWLQK